Proteins encoded together in one Ignavibacteria bacterium window:
- the sufC gene encoding Fe-S cluster assembly ATPase SufC: protein MLRIKGLRAKVEGKEILKGLDLEVKKGEVHAIMGPNGSGKSTLASVLAGREGYEVTDGEVIYDGKNLLEIEAEERAREGIFLAFQYPIEIPGVSTTNFMKTSINEIRKHNGLEPMKAQEFMKRLRDKAALVELDVEMTKRYVNVGFSGGEKKRNEIFQMAMLEPRLGILDETDSGLDIDALKIVANGVNKLRNKDNAFVVITHYQRLLEYIVPDFVHVLYNGRIVKSGDKNLALHLEEEGYDWIKEESAGV, encoded by the coding sequence ATGCTAAGAATTAAAGGATTAAGGGCAAAGGTAGAAGGAAAAGAAATTTTAAAGGGATTAGACCTTGAAGTAAAGAAAGGCGAGGTTCATGCAATCATGGGACCTAACGGCTCGGGAAAATCAACATTGGCATCAGTACTTGCAGGACGAGAAGGATATGAAGTGACGGATGGGGAGGTTATTTATGACGGGAAGAACCTATTAGAGATAGAGGCAGAGGAAAGAGCAAGAGAAGGAATATTTCTTGCGTTCCAGTACCCGATAGAAATACCGGGAGTTTCAACGACAAACTTTATGAAAACCTCTATTAATGAAATAAGAAAGCACAACGGACTTGAGCCTATGAAAGCACAGGAATTCATGAAAAGACTCAGGGACAAAGCAGCACTAGTAGAGCTTGATGTTGAAATGACGAAGAGATATGTAAACGTTGGATTTTCCGGCGGAGAGAAGAAACGAAACGAAATATTTCAGATGGCAATGCTTGAGCCAAGGCTCGGAATACTTGATGAAACTGATTCAGGTTTAGATATTGATGCGCTAAAAATAGTGGCAAACGGAGTAAACAAACTGAGAAACAAAGATAATGCATTTGTTGTGATAACACACTATCAGAGACTGCTTGAATACATAGTGCCTGATTTTGTTCATGTGTTATACAACGGAAGGATAGTAAAATCGGGAGACAAGAACCTGGCATTGCATCTTGAAGAAGAGGGTTACGACTGGATTAAGGAAGAAAGTGCAGGGGTATAA